Proteins encoded together in one Bradyrhizobium sp. PSBB068 window:
- a CDS encoding SDR family oxidoreductase — protein sequence MMSFWPNAHALVTGAGSGIGAATAIALANAGVRVSIAGRRIDALKATAAALGKHAGAVVSIDVTGEAAVTKGIAQIAAEAGPIDILVNNAGKAGSAPFDKTGAALWADMLASNLSSVFLVTQAVLPDMAQRGRGRVINVASTAGLTGYAYVSAYVAAKHGVVGLTRSLALEYARRGVTVNAVCPGYTDTPLVADATANIVAKTGRSEQEARAALAKVNPMQRLVTPEEVADAILWLASEGASSINGQAVAVAGGEVFTG from the coding sequence ATGATGAGCTTCTGGCCCAACGCACATGCGCTGGTCACGGGCGCCGGGTCCGGCATCGGTGCTGCCACGGCGATTGCACTGGCGAACGCCGGGGTACGTGTCAGCATTGCGGGGCGTCGGATCGATGCGCTGAAGGCGACCGCGGCGGCGCTCGGCAAGCACGCCGGCGCCGTCGTGTCGATCGACGTGACCGGTGAGGCTGCGGTGACCAAAGGTATCGCGCAGATCGCGGCCGAGGCGGGTCCGATCGATATCCTCGTCAACAATGCCGGCAAGGCCGGCAGCGCGCCGTTCGACAAGACGGGTGCGGCGCTATGGGCGGATATGCTGGCGAGCAACCTTTCCAGCGTGTTCCTGGTGACGCAGGCCGTGCTGCCCGACATGGCGCAGCGCGGCCGCGGCCGCGTGATCAACGTGGCTTCGACCGCGGGCCTCACCGGCTACGCTTACGTCTCGGCCTATGTCGCGGCCAAGCACGGCGTCGTTGGCCTGACCCGTTCGCTGGCGCTGGAATATGCCCGGCGCGGCGTCACCGTGAACGCGGTCTGCCCCGGCTATACCGATACGCCACTGGTGGCGGATGCCACGGCCAACATCGTCGCCAAGACCGGCCGCAGCGAGCAGGAGGCGCGGGCCGCGCTCGCAAAAGTCAATCCGATGCAGCGGCTTGTGACGCCGGAGGAAGTCGCCGACGCCATCCTCTGGCTCGCCTCCGAGGGCGCATCGTCAATCAACGGACAAGCCGTGGCGGTTGCCGGCGGCGAGGTCTTTACCGGGTGA
- a CDS encoding enoyl-CoA hydratase family protein, whose protein sequence is MSEMKAKLRPFKDYPAKHFRWSTDASGRVATITLNRPDKKNPLTFESYEELRDLFTNLKYASDVRAIVLTGAEGNFCSGGDVFEIIAPLTRMAMPDLLAFTRMTGEVVRAMRKCPQIIVAAIDGICAGAGAMLALASDLRLATPQAKTAFLFTRVGLAGADMGACGLLPRVIGQGHAADLLYTGRAMSADEGFAWGFHNRLVPAAELAAAAHEMARSLADGPWFAHGVTKTMFNQEWAMGVDEMIESEAQAQAICMVTGDFRRAFEAFAAKQKPAFEGN, encoded by the coding sequence ATGTCCGAGATGAAAGCAAAGCTCCGTCCGTTCAAGGATTATCCCGCGAAGCACTTCCGCTGGTCGACCGATGCCAGCGGCCGGGTCGCGACCATCACGTTGAACCGGCCGGACAAGAAGAATCCGCTGACATTCGAATCCTACGAGGAGCTGCGCGACCTCTTCACCAACCTCAAATACGCTTCCGACGTTCGCGCCATCGTGCTGACCGGCGCCGAGGGCAATTTCTGCTCCGGCGGCGACGTGTTCGAGATCATCGCGCCGTTGACGCGGATGGCGATGCCGGACCTGCTCGCCTTCACCCGGATGACCGGCGAGGTGGTGCGTGCGATGCGCAAATGCCCGCAGATCATCGTCGCCGCGATCGACGGCATCTGCGCCGGTGCCGGTGCGATGCTGGCGCTGGCGTCCGACCTCAGGCTGGCGACACCGCAGGCCAAGACCGCATTCCTGTTCACCCGCGTCGGCCTTGCCGGCGCCGACATGGGTGCCTGCGGGCTGCTGCCGCGGGTGATCGGGCAGGGTCATGCCGCCGATCTGCTCTACACCGGCCGCGCGATGAGCGCCGACGAAGGTTTTGCATGGGGCTTCCACAACCGCCTGGTGCCAGCGGCCGAGCTCGCCGCCGCGGCGCATGAGATGGCGCGCTCGCTCGCGGATGGACCGTGGTTCGCGCACGGCGTGACGAAAACGATGTTCAACCAGGAATGGGCGATGGGCGTCGACGAGATGATCGAGTCCGAAGCGCAGGCGCAGGCGATCTGCATGGTGACCGGCGATTTCCGCCGCGCCTTCGAGGCCTTCGCCGCCAAGCAGAAACCCGCCTTCGAGGGCAATTGA
- a CDS encoding RidA family protein: MIEILQPDGWAKPIGYANGMAARGKQLFIAGQIGWNGQCVFETDDLVAQIGQTLRNITAVAAAGGARPEHIVSMTWFLLDRKEYSARLKEIGAVYRDVIGRHFPAMTAIQVAGLIEDRAKVEIQAIAVVPD; the protein is encoded by the coding sequence ATGATCGAGATCCTGCAGCCGGATGGATGGGCCAAGCCGATCGGCTACGCCAACGGCATGGCCGCGCGCGGCAAGCAGCTCTTCATCGCCGGCCAGATCGGCTGGAACGGGCAATGCGTGTTCGAGACCGACGATCTCGTGGCACAGATCGGCCAGACCCTGCGCAACATCACAGCCGTCGCCGCCGCCGGCGGGGCAAGGCCCGAGCACATCGTGTCGATGACCTGGTTCCTGCTCGACCGGAAGGAATATTCCGCGCGGCTGAAGGAGATCGGCGCGGTCTATCGCGACGTCATCGGCCGGCATTTTCCGGCGATGACCGCGATCCAGGTTGCCGGCCTGATCGAGGATCGCGCCAAGGTAGAAATCCAGGCCATCGCGGTGGTGCCGGATTAA
- a CDS encoding flavin-dependent oxidoreductase: MKAIIVGGGIGGLTTALMLRARGIACELYEQSETIRELGVGINTLPHAIRELAGLGLLDRLDDVAIRTSELFYLTRHGQQVWHEKRGLDAGHDVPQFSIHRGRLQSVIHQAVIDRLGADAIRTGCRLGSFTQDEGGVSAYFFDRSGAHVHTARGDILIGADGIHSKVRETLFPGEGGPCWNGLMLWRGATDWPAFLTGRSMIIAGGLNAKAVIYPIAPGSSPASRLTNWAVLVRIGDGSSPPPRREGWSNLGRREEMMPYVASFTIPQVDFTGLINATPEFWEYPCCDRDPLPYWSSGRVTLLGDAAHPMYPVGSNGASQAILDARCLADMLARSEHPRQALAAYERQRLPMTADIVASNRRGGPEGVIDAVEQLAPQGFTDVDTILNYEAREAIVRGYAAKAGFAARVVARQ, translated from the coding sequence ATGAAGGCGATTATCGTCGGAGGCGGAATCGGTGGTCTCACCACAGCGCTGATGCTGCGCGCGCGCGGCATCGCTTGCGAGCTGTACGAGCAGTCGGAGACGATCCGGGAGCTCGGCGTCGGCATCAACACCTTGCCGCATGCGATCCGCGAGCTGGCAGGGCTCGGCCTGCTCGACAGGCTCGACGACGTCGCGATCCGTACCTCAGAGCTGTTCTATCTGACGCGGCATGGCCAGCAGGTCTGGCATGAGAAGCGCGGGCTCGATGCCGGCCACGACGTGCCGCAATTTTCGATCCATCGCGGCCGCCTGCAAAGCGTGATCCACCAGGCGGTGATCGACCGTCTCGGCGCCGATGCGATCCGCACCGGTTGCCGGCTCGGCTCCTTCACGCAGGATGAAGGCGGGGTCTCGGCCTATTTCTTCGATCGCAGCGGCGCCCATGTGCACACTGCGCGCGGTGACATCCTGATCGGCGCCGACGGCATCCACTCCAAGGTGCGCGAGACGCTGTTCCCGGGCGAGGGCGGGCCGTGCTGGAACGGGCTGATGCTGTGGCGCGGCGCTACCGACTGGCCGGCCTTCCTGACCGGACGCTCGATGATCATCGCCGGCGGGCTGAACGCCAAGGCCGTGATCTACCCGATCGCGCCGGGCTCGAGCCCGGCAAGCCGGCTCACCAACTGGGCGGTGCTGGTGCGGATCGGCGACGGCTCCTCGCCGCCGCCGCGCCGCGAGGGCTGGTCCAATCTCGGCCGGCGCGAGGAGATGATGCCCTATGTCGCGAGCTTCACGATTCCGCAGGTCGATTTCACCGGCCTGATCAACGCGACGCCGGAGTTCTGGGAGTATCCGTGCTGCGACCGCGATCCGCTGCCGTATTGGTCGAGCGGACGGGTCACGCTGCTCGGCGACGCCGCGCATCCGATGTACCCGGTCGGCTCGAACGGCGCGTCGCAGGCCATTCTCGATGCGCGATGCCTCGCCGACATGCTGGCGCGATCCGAGCATCCGCGCCAGGCGCTCGCGGCCTATGAGCGGCAGCGGCTGCCGATGACCGCCGACATCGTCGCCTCCAACCGCCGCGGCGGGCCGGAGGGTGTGATCGACGCCGTCGAGCAGCTCGCGCCGCAGGGCTTTACCGACGTCGACACCATCCTCAATTACGAGGCGCGCGAGGCGATCGTGCGCGGCTACGCGGCCAAGGCCGGCTTCGCCGCCCGCGTGGTGGCGCGGCAGTAG
- a CDS encoding cupin domain-containing protein, with translation MTKDEIAGITRANEGMQGISWSILGQTYVPKSRTEHSFSWHATFPPGTFVPPHIHPDQDEYLYILEGKLDFMLDGADESATPGDLVRLPMGKPHGIFNKSQQTAKTLFWVSPTRRLYDLFWAIHNMKEQNPDDVVRLAAEHNIHFLPPPPA, from the coding sequence ATGACGAAAGACGAGATCGCCGGCATCACCCGCGCCAATGAAGGCATGCAGGGCATTTCCTGGAGCATCCTCGGCCAGACCTACGTGCCGAAGAGCCGCACCGAGCATTCGTTCTCCTGGCACGCCACCTTCCCGCCGGGCACCTTCGTGCCTCCGCACATCCATCCCGACCAGGACGAGTATCTCTACATCCTGGAGGGAAAGCTCGACTTCATGCTCGACGGTGCCGACGAATCCGCCACGCCCGGCGACCTGGTACGCCTGCCGATGGGCAAGCCGCACGGCATCTTCAACAAGTCGCAGCAAACTGCCAAGACGCTGTTCTGGGTGTCGCCGACCCGCCGGCTCTACGATCTGTTCTGGGCGATCCACAACATGAAGGAGCAGAACCCGGATGACGTGGTGCGGCTCGCCGCCGAGCACAACATCCACTTCCTGCCGCCGCCTCCGGCGTAG
- a CDS encoding ABC transporter substrate-binding protein, whose protein sequence is MKQLTRLAGLAALLGIAASPAAAQEKIKIGVLVTTSGPAAALGQQVRDGFALAVKDLGGKMAGRDVEIVNADDELKPDAAVVKVRGLLERDKVDFVVGPIFSNILLAIHRPVTDSKTFLISPNAGPSSFAGKECNPFFYVTSYQNDQVHEILGKVAQDRGYKRVYLLVPNYQAGRDSVAGFKLDYKGEITEESYTPLNTLDFQPELSKIAAQKPDALFTFMPGGMGVNLVKQYKQAGATVPVLSAFTVDESTLPAQQDAAVGMFGGANWAPDLDNPQSKKFVAAYEAAYNGVPGTYAMQAYDAALLIDSAVKAVKGDLSNKEAVAAALKKADFTSLRGNFKFNNNGYPIQDFYLTKVAKRPDGKFQTEIVEKVFSNYGDRYAKDCAAK, encoded by the coding sequence ATGAAGCAACTGACAAGACTCGCGGGATTGGCGGCGCTGCTGGGAATCGCGGCGAGCCCGGCGGCAGCGCAGGAAAAGATCAAGATCGGCGTGCTGGTTACGACCTCGGGACCTGCCGCGGCGCTGGGCCAGCAGGTCCGCGACGGCTTTGCACTCGCGGTCAAGGACCTTGGCGGCAAGATGGCCGGCCGGGATGTCGAGATCGTCAACGCCGACGACGAGCTCAAGCCCGACGCTGCGGTGGTCAAGGTGCGCGGCCTGCTCGAGCGCGACAAGGTCGATTTCGTGGTCGGCCCGATCTTCTCCAACATCCTGCTGGCGATCCACCGCCCGGTCACCGACAGTAAGACCTTCCTGATCAGCCCGAATGCCGGCCCCTCGAGCTTTGCCGGCAAGGAGTGCAACCCGTTCTTCTATGTGACGTCGTACCAGAACGACCAGGTGCACGAGATCCTCGGCAAGGTGGCGCAGGACCGCGGCTACAAGCGCGTCTATTTGCTGGTGCCGAACTATCAGGCCGGCCGCGACTCCGTCGCCGGCTTCAAGCTCGACTACAAGGGTGAGATAACAGAGGAATCCTACACGCCGCTGAACACACTGGATTTCCAGCCCGAATTGTCCAAGATCGCCGCGCAGAAGCCGGACGCGCTGTTCACCTTCATGCCCGGCGGCATGGGCGTGAACCTCGTGAAGCAATACAAGCAGGCCGGCGCCACCGTGCCGGTGCTCTCCGCCTTCACCGTCGACGAATCCACCCTGCCTGCGCAGCAGGACGCCGCGGTCGGCATGTTCGGCGGCGCGAACTGGGCACCTGACCTCGACAATCCGCAGAGCAAGAAATTCGTCGCCGCCTATGAGGCCGCATACAACGGCGTGCCCGGTACCTATGCCATGCAGGCCTATGACGCGGCGCTGTTGATCGACAGCGCGGTCAAGGCGGTGAAGGGCGACCTCTCCAACAAGGAGGCGGTCGCGGCGGCACTGAAGAAGGCCGACTTCACCTCGCTGCGCGGTAACTTCAAGTTCAACAACAACGGCTATCCGATCCAGGATTTCTATCTCACCAAGGTCGCGAAGCGGCCCGACGGCAAATTCCAGACCGAGATTGTCGAAAAGGTGTTCTCGAACTATGGCGACCGCTACGCCAAGGACTGCGCCGCGAAGTAA
- a CDS encoding MarR family transcriptional regulator, with the protein MILDSETKAVELPDDHGTELRLWLRLLTCTTLIEGEVRSRLREKFDVTLPRFDLMAQLDKVPDGMTLSDLSKRMMVSNGNVTGLVERLVESGHLDRRTSETDRRVQFIRLTKTGRAEFRKMAAEHEKWIADVFGDLSPKDIRELMRLLAKAKGSAQRSAKARTA; encoded by the coding sequence ATGATCCTCGATTCCGAAACCAAGGCCGTCGAGCTGCCCGACGATCACGGCACCGAGCTCAGGCTGTGGCTGAGGCTGTTGACCTGCACCACGCTGATCGAAGGCGAGGTGCGCAGCCGCCTGCGCGAGAAATTCGACGTCACGCTGCCGCGTTTCGACCTGATGGCCCAGCTCGACAAGGTGCCGGACGGCATGACGCTGTCGGACCTGTCGAAGCGGATGATGGTGTCGAACGGCAACGTCACCGGGCTGGTCGAGCGCCTGGTTGAATCGGGCCATCTCGATCGCCGCACCTCGGAGACCGACCGCCGCGTGCAGTTCATCCGGCTGACCAAGACCGGCCGGGCCGAGTTCCGCAAGATGGCGGCCGAACACGAGAAATGGATCGCCGATGTCTTCGGCGACCTCTCGCCGAAGGATATCCGCGAGCTGATGCGGCTGCTCGCCAAGGCCAAGGGCTCGGCGCAGCGCTCGGCCAAGGCGCGGACCGCGTAA
- a CDS encoding alpha/beta hydrolase, whose protein sequence is MAGIDYEVEYNNRARVLENPAIMAGWARDSAAYREQHPPRRLSYGPGERNFIDLFEGDRDGPLVVFIHGGYWQALDGSSSSHCARGLNGHGISVAVPSYDLCPNVSVGDIIGEMRAACRELAKLGRQLVVSGHSAGGHLAACMLATDWPACDASLPKNLVRAAYAISGLFELEPLVGTSINKALGLDRDAARAASPLLWKAPAGTTLDAVVGGAESAEYHRQSRTIADVWGGAGVATRFGIVPDANHFTAIAPLADPASDMVARLKQLTQI, encoded by the coding sequence GTGGCCGGGATCGATTACGAAGTCGAATACAACAACCGGGCGCGGGTGCTGGAAAACCCGGCGATCATGGCCGGCTGGGCGCGGGACTCCGCGGCGTACCGCGAGCAGCATCCGCCGCGGCGTCTGAGCTATGGTCCGGGCGAGCGCAACTTCATCGACCTGTTCGAGGGCGATCGTGATGGGCCTCTCGTCGTGTTCATCCACGGCGGCTACTGGCAGGCGCTCGACGGCTCGTCGTCGAGCCATTGCGCGCGCGGCCTCAATGGCCACGGCATCAGCGTCGCGGTGCCGAGCTACGATCTGTGCCCCAATGTCTCGGTCGGCGACATCATCGGCGAGATGCGTGCGGCGTGCCGCGAACTGGCGAAGCTCGGCCGGCAGCTGGTCGTGTCGGGACATTCTGCCGGCGGACACCTTGCCGCATGCATGCTGGCGACCGATTGGCCCGCCTGTGATGCGTCGTTGCCGAAGAACCTGGTCAGGGCTGCTTACGCGATATCAGGCCTGTTCGAGCTCGAGCCGCTGGTCGGCACCTCCATCAACAAGGCGCTCGGCCTCGATCGCGACGCAGCAAGGGCGGCGAGCCCGCTGCTCTGGAAAGCACCTGCCGGCACGACGCTTGATGCGGTGGTTGGTGGCGCCGAGAGCGCCGAATATCACCGGCAGAGCCGGACCATCGCCGATGTCTGGGGCGGCGCGGGCGTTGCCACGCGGTTCGGCATCGTGCCCGACGCCAATCATTTCACCGCGATCGCGCCGCTCGCCGACCCGGCGTCGGACATGGTCGCGCGGTTGAAGCAGCTCACGCAGATCTGA
- a CDS encoding benzoate-CoA ligase family protein, which yields MSGEFPGLGPSGHVDDFARRNLPPFQQWPQLLLDRPEFKYPDYLNAAVELTDRIVEQGMGDRIALIGNGRQRTYKELTDWSNRLAHALVENYGVKPGNRVLIRSGNNPALVAAWLAATKAGAVVVNTMPMLRAGELSKIVDKAEIALALTDSRIADELVACAKTSKFLKQVVNFDGTSNHDAELDRIALNKPVKFDAVKTGRDDVALLGFTSGTTGEPKATMHFHRDLLIVADGYAREVLEVTPDDVFVGSPPLAFTFGLGGLAIFPLRFGATATLLENAAPSEMIRIIETYKATICFTAPTAYRAMMAAMDKGADLSSLRLAVSAGETLPAPVFESWTRKTGKPILDGIGSTELLHIFITNRAGSAVAGTTGTPVTGYQAKIVDEDMNELPAGQVGKLAVRGPTGCRYLADARQTKYVRDGWNITGDAFVSDENGRLSFVARADDMIISAGYNIAGPEVEAALLGHPDVAECAVIGAPDEERGQIVSAFIVLKQGARSDDVEVKLLQDHVKATIAPYKYPRAIAFVEALPKTQTGKIQRFKLREAS from the coding sequence ATGTCAGGTGAATTTCCCGGGCTCGGCCCATCCGGGCATGTCGACGATTTCGCGCGGCGCAACCTGCCGCCGTTTCAGCAATGGCCGCAGCTGCTGCTCGACCGGCCGGAATTCAAATATCCCGACTATCTCAACGCCGCGGTCGAACTGACCGACCGGATCGTCGAGCAGGGCATGGGCGATCGTATCGCGCTGATCGGCAACGGCCGGCAGCGCACCTACAAGGAATTGACCGATTGGTCGAACCGCCTGGCGCATGCGCTGGTGGAGAATTACGGCGTCAAGCCCGGCAATCGCGTGCTGATCCGCTCGGGCAACAATCCGGCGCTGGTCGCGGCCTGGCTCGCGGCGACCAAGGCCGGCGCCGTCGTCGTCAACACCATGCCGATGCTGCGCGCCGGCGAACTGTCCAAGATCGTCGACAAGGCCGAGATCGCGCTGGCGCTGACCGACAGCCGCATCGCCGACGAGCTGGTGGCTTGCGCCAAGACCAGCAAATTCCTCAAGCAAGTCGTCAATTTCGACGGCACCTCCAATCATGACGCTGAGCTCGACCGGATCGCGCTGAACAAGCCGGTCAAGTTCGATGCGGTGAAGACCGGCCGCGACGATGTCGCGCTGCTCGGCTTCACGTCGGGCACCACCGGCGAACCCAAGGCGACGATGCACTTCCACCGCGATCTCCTGATCGTCGCTGATGGTTATGCCAGGGAAGTGCTCGAGGTGACGCCCGACGACGTGTTCGTCGGCTCGCCGCCGCTTGCCTTCACCTTCGGCCTCGGCGGGCTCGCGATCTTCCCGCTGCGCTTCGGCGCCACCGCGACGCTGCTGGAGAACGCGGCGCCGAGCGAGATGATCCGGATCATCGAGACCTACAAGGCGACGATCTGCTTCACCGCGCCGACCGCCTATCGGGCGATGATGGCGGCGATGGACAAGGGCGCCGACCTGTCGTCGCTGCGGCTCGCGGTCTCCGCCGGCGAGACGCTGCCGGCGCCGGTGTTCGAGAGCTGGACCAGGAAGACCGGCAAGCCGATCCTCGACGGCATCGGCAGCACGGAATTGCTGCACATCTTCATCACCAACCGCGCCGGCAGCGCCGTCGCCGGCACCACGGGTACGCCCGTGACCGGCTACCAGGCGAAGATCGTCGATGAGGACATGAACGAGCTGCCGGCGGGGCAGGTCGGCAAGCTGGCGGTGCGCGGCCCGACCGGCTGCCGCTATCTCGCCGACGCCAGACAAACGAAGTATGTCCGCGACGGCTGGAACATCACCGGCGATGCCTTCGTCAGCGACGAAAACGGCCGGCTGTCGTTCGTGGCGCGCGCCGACGACATGATCATCTCGGCGGGCTACAACATCGCCGGTCCCGAGGTCGAGGCGGCGCTGCTCGGCCATCCCGATGTCGCCGAGTGTGCCGTGATCGGCGCGCCCGACGAGGAGCGGGGACAGATCGTCTCGGCCTTCATCGTACTGAAGCAGGGCGCGCGCAGTGACGATGTCGAGGTCAAGCTGCTGCAGGATCACGTCAAGGCGACGATCGCGCCGTACAAATATCCCCGCGCGATCGCTTTTGTCGAGGCGTTGCCGAAGACCCAGACCGGGAAGATCCAGCGCTTCAAGCTGCGCGAGGCGAGCTAA
- a CDS encoding multidrug efflux MFS transporter: MTVWVSILAAMIGAFMAILNIQITNASLLNIEGGIGTGVDNGSWISTSYLIGEIVVIPLTDYLSRVFSFRKIMITFATLFAAFSVACTFTHDLPSMIAMRGLQGFFGGVLIPMAFTLVFTKLPKVQQPIGLAMFALAVTFAPAIGPTIGGYLTENYGWQTIFFVNVIPTAVMVATLSFTLERQPMQLHLLREGDWLGIITMAVGLSSLQAVLEEGNKDDWFGSPFIVKLAVIAAVSLTLFIWIELVVEKPLLRLRLLTQRSFGFGTISAVFVGFALFGSVYLLPAYLGQVQRYNAEQIGQVLAWTGLPQLILIPLVPKLMQRFDARLIAFTGMALFAVSSFMNIQMSLDYSGDQFFYPNIVRAVGQAITLAPLSAISLGSVAPQDAPAASGISNMMRNLGGAIGTALLSTIVTKREQFHSNIIGQSVHLGRDEVRTRIAEVTNYFLSHGVADPATAHSQAIVAIGNIVKRQALVLGFSDAFAVIGVVLALAAIAIVLTGKPKSAAGGAGAH, encoded by the coding sequence GTGACCGTCTGGGTCTCGATCCTGGCGGCCATGATCGGCGCCTTCATGGCGATCCTCAACATCCAGATCACCAACGCCTCGCTGCTCAACATCGAGGGCGGCATCGGAACCGGCGTCGACAACGGTTCGTGGATCTCGACGTCCTATCTGATCGGCGAGATCGTGGTGATCCCGCTCACCGACTACCTCAGCCGGGTGTTCTCGTTCCGCAAGATCATGATCACCTTCGCCACGCTGTTCGCGGCCTTCTCGGTCGCATGTACCTTCACCCACGATCTGCCATCGATGATCGCGATGCGCGGCCTGCAGGGCTTCTTCGGCGGCGTGCTGATCCCGATGGCCTTCACGCTGGTGTTCACCAAGCTGCCGAAGGTGCAGCAGCCGATCGGGCTGGCGATGTTCGCGCTCGCTGTGACCTTTGCCCCGGCGATCGGCCCGACCATCGGCGGCTACCTGACCGAAAATTACGGCTGGCAGACCATCTTCTTCGTCAACGTGATCCCAACCGCGGTCATGGTCGCCACCCTCTCCTTCACGCTGGAGCGCCAGCCGATGCAGCTGCATCTGCTGCGCGAAGGTGACTGGCTCGGTATCATCACGATGGCGGTCGGCCTGTCGTCGCTGCAGGCGGTGCTGGAGGAAGGCAACAAGGACGACTGGTTCGGCTCGCCCTTCATCGTCAAGCTCGCAGTGATCGCCGCGGTCAGCCTGACCCTGTTCATCTGGATCGAGCTGGTCGTCGAGAAGCCGCTGCTCCGGCTGCGGCTGCTGACCCAACGCAGCTTCGGCTTCGGCACGATCTCGGCGGTGTTCGTCGGCTTTGCGCTGTTCGGCTCGGTCTATCTGCTGCCGGCCTATCTCGGCCAGGTGCAGCGCTACAATGCCGAGCAGATCGGCCAGGTGCTGGCCTGGACCGGCCTGCCGCAGCTGATCCTGATCCCGCTGGTGCCGAAGCTGATGCAGCGCTTCGATGCCCGGCTGATCGCGTTCACCGGCATGGCGCTGTTCGCGGTCTCCTCCTTCATGAACATCCAGATGTCGCTCGACTATTCTGGCGACCAGTTCTTCTATCCGAACATCGTTCGCGCGGTCGGCCAGGCGATTACGCTGGCGCCACTGTCCGCCATCAGCCTCGGCAGCGTCGCGCCGCAGGATGCGCCGGCGGCCTCCGGCATCTCCAACATGATGCGCAACCTCGGCGGCGCGATCGGCACCGCGCTGCTTTCGACCATTGTCACCAAGCGCGAGCAGTTCCACTCCAACATCATCGGCCAGTCCGTTCATCTCGGCCGCGACGAGGTGCGGACCCGGATCGCCGAGGTCACCAACTACTTCCTCAGCCACGGCGTCGCCGACCCCGCCACCGCGCACAGCCAGGCGATCGTGGCGATCGGCAACATCGTGAAGCGTCAGGCGCTGGTGCTCGGCTTCAGTGACGCCTTCGCCGTGATCGGCGTCGTGCTGGCGCTCGCTGCGATCGCGATCGTTCTGACCGGCAAGCCAAAGAGCGCGGCGGGCGGCGCCGGCGCGCATTGA
- a CDS encoding HlyD family secretion protein, with amino-acid sequence MSQHETSFKAESPVPAATAKQLVANPETAKPPAAKGKLRRLLLAGAAAAVLAGGGWYGWDYWTVGRFQVSTDDAYVKADNTTIAPKVSGYLSAVLVGDNEHVRAGQILARIDERDFKVALDQSKADVAAAEAAITSKRAQLDVQHSVIEAARATLAVDTATQTFAEQENKRYTDLAGTGYGSVQNAQQAQSRYASAQAAIARDTANLASAERQVELLKAEIAQAVAALGRATALQNQAELNLGYTTITAPIDGVVGNRTLRTGQFVQAGTQLMSLVPATGAYVIANYKETQLTNVRKGQPVEIEVDMFPGQVVRGHVDSLAPASGQEFALLPPDNATGNFTKVVQRIPVKIVLDATNVDLRPGMSVIPSIATLSHPAEQAPQAKATPKLAVASFK; translated from the coding sequence ATGAGCCAGCATGAAACGTCTTTCAAGGCCGAGAGCCCGGTTCCGGCCGCAACCGCCAAGCAATTGGTCGCCAACCCGGAAACGGCCAAGCCCCCTGCCGCCAAGGGCAAGCTTCGCCGCCTCCTCCTCGCCGGCGCGGCCGCTGCCGTTCTCGCGGGCGGCGGCTGGTACGGCTGGGATTACTGGACGGTCGGCCGCTTTCAGGTCTCGACCGACGACGCCTATGTGAAGGCCGACAACACCACGATCGCGCCGAAGGTCTCCGGCTATCTCAGCGCGGTGCTGGTGGGCGACAACGAGCATGTGCGTGCCGGGCAGATCCTGGCGCGGATCGACGAGCGCGATTTCAAGGTCGCGCTTGATCAGTCGAAGGCCGACGTCGCTGCCGCCGAAGCCGCGATCACCAGCAAGCGTGCCCAGCTCGACGTGCAGCACTCGGTGATCGAAGCGGCACGCGCGACCCTTGCGGTGGATACCGCGACGCAGACCTTCGCGGAGCAGGAGAACAAGCGCTACACCGACCTCGCCGGCACCGGCTATGGCAGCGTGCAGAACGCGCAGCAGGCGCAGTCGCGCTACGCCAGCGCGCAGGCCGCTATCGCCCGCGACACCGCAAACCTCGCTTCCGCCGAGCGCCAGGTGGAGCTGCTCAAGGCCGAGATCGCCCAGGCGGTTGCGGCGTTGGGACGGGCCACCGCCCTGCAAAACCAGGCTGAGCTCAATCTTGGCTACACCACCATCACTGCGCCGATCGACGGCGTGGTCGGCAACCGCACGCTGCGCACCGGCCAGTTCGTCCAGGCCGGCACGCAATTGATGTCGCTGGTGCCGGCCACCGGCGCCTATGTGATCGCGAACTACAAGGAGACGCAGCTCACCAATGTCCGCAAGGGCCAGCCGGTCGAGATCGAGGTCGACATGTTCCCCGGCCAGGTCGTGCGCGGCCATGTCGACAGCCTGGCACCGGCCAGTGGCCAGGAGTTCGCACTGCTGCCGCCGGATAACGCCACCGGCAACTTCACCAAGGTGGTGCAGCGCATCCCGGTGAAGATCGTGCTCGACGCAACCAATGTCGATCTGCGGCCGGGCATGTCGGTGATCCCCTCCATTGCGACGCTTTCACATCCTGCCGAGCAGGCTCCGCAAGCCAAAGCCACGCCGAAGCTCGCTGTCGCCTCGTTCAAATAG